From the Juglans microcarpa x Juglans regia isolate MS1-56 chromosome 7D, Jm3101_v1.0, whole genome shotgun sequence genome, the window CAAAATTATGAATAACATtctaatcaattttttcttagaCATTGAAATCATAGAAAGGGAAAATTTTCCTCAGTAAGATGTCTAgaggattttcttcttcttcttttctcaaatttttgaTGAACAACTGGAGCAATCTAGCGTCAATGCACACACAAATGCCGGGATATTACTCTTGTATTCCCGCAGCAAGAGAGCTCTGGACTTTCACACCGTCCTACTCTATACATAAAGAGGGAAACAATAGAAAGGACCAAGACAAAAAGGACAGCGTTCTATCCTCTTTGGGAATACATGGAAGAGGGAATGCAATATTTCACCAATGAATTCTAGGGACCAATACGATAATATTTAGTTCTCAAGCATATGAACAATGACTACTACCTTAATCAACTGCACAAACTACATCGAAAATTCTAAATAAGAACATGTTATTCTCTCACCGTTTTAACATCCTCAAAACTGTCTTCGTACTGCCCGGCAACTTCGTTGACGATCACCAATCTCCGATCCTTCCGCTGCTTCCTCGAACTCCGATTAACGATACCCGAAAGAGCTTTTCTAGAGAGCCGCAACTCACGTCCGGCATCGATGAATGAGCTTCTTAGCTCCACGGACCCCGGCTTCCCAAAATGCTTCCTAGTCATTGAATTCCTATGCAAAACCAAATCGCCCCCACTCTTGAAGTTCATATTTGTCGAAGGCAGTGCATCCAAACACAAACATGGGCTGGTATGAGAGTCCACGACCGATGAACCCATAACTGATAAAGCTCCTACCATCCTCTATCTTCCTCTCTCAGTCTCGGACACACAGAAACACACGAAGTTAAGCGTAAAAATTTGACCTTTCAAACCCGGGTCACGGTTCTCCCTGAACTCAGTCTTGGACGgtttaattcaagaaaaataagagGGTACAGCTGAGAAAAGCAAGAAAGCGCAAGTGGGTGTCCTACAAAATAGGAGGTCGGCGATTCTAGTCAAAGATTCACAGAAGGAAGAAACTGAATCATGAGAAGGAACGTGTTTAGGAGCAGGAAAGATTTTGTGTGCAAGGAAAGTGTGGGGGAAAACGGTGGATTTGGAAGGTGGGTGAAGTTTGAACATCCTTAACCAGACAAAAATCTAAGGTCCAAAATTCTCCACCCATAAAGGCTGAGGATTCAAAATCAAACTTagcttctttgttttttaaggggaaaaaaaaaaaaaaaaaaattccatgcAAAAGTGTATAGAATCTAGTCCCCCAAGCATTATTCTTCTCAAATTGGTCGGAATCTTGCCACGTGGGGAAATCATGTCGGGGGAATAGGAACGTGTCGAAATTGTTCAACGTCTTTGAACTGTTTTACCGGTGAATTTGTCAACACAATTTAATTAGTCCACCAGCGCCCACTCGCATCATGTTTTGTCTGTGACACAGTtccaattaatttcttttcaaccTTACAGAATATAGTCCTTATGAAATGTGTTTTAGATTGAGATAAATATTCTAAGagacttattttattgaattttatagAAGTAGTGAAAACTGAATTGTTTGAAAAGGAAattgttttcattgttttttttttttttttctatcatgaAAACTGAATCAAACTTCTTTTTGGCAACCGAGAAGAATTGTAGCACACGGTACATGCACAAGTGCGAGACATTTTCCCTATCTCCTTGGGGACTCTTGTAAGGCATATGATCATCATGTATAATAGGTAACCCTTTGAACACTGAAGACTGAAGGAATATGATCTGCCAACTTATTAGAAAGACATATTACGTCGGAAGAATATTATTACAACATTCCCTAATAATCATTATGGGTATAAATAGGGAATTACTTGCTCTTgctcttcttattcttctatATTTCATCTGTTTATACTCTCTTTTTCACCCAAGATTTTCCAGTTTTTCtgtacaaacaaataaatataaggACAAGCTAGGTCTCTCCCAGGAACCAAGCGCGAAGCATGCAATATGCATGCCACACGAAAGCAGCTAGGAAAAAAATGCTTAGACCACCAATAGAGGCTCCCCgggaataaaaccaaaaccaacttCAGAGACAGATCTGTGAATATACCACGCCATAGCTAAGATGCATTTAGCTCCGGAGAAAGTTCCAAGGGCCTGTTCCTGTCCCTATTCTGCAAATGCAGAGGTACAAGATTAATAAGGATTTTTGTTCAATAATCTGGCTGACAGCATTCTAGAAAAGGGTAAAGCTTGAATTGAAATGTGATGGCAAAACTTCCATAGCTGTAACGTAACCTTGTAACGGTTTTGCATGTAAGATGTACGTAGATCCTAACGAGGAAATGAAGAAACTTACCTCCAAAAGCCAGCAATTGTTCGAAGACTCATATAGATAGTCAGAGCAACCCAGAGACCAATGAATCCATGACTTGGGGAAAGAATAAATAGACATAAAATGCTGACAATAGCCACCATAATCTGTCGAAAGAAGAATGTCaagttgtttatatatatatatagtgtttttgtgtgtgtgtgtgtgtttttctttcttctatgtGAATGGGAAGAATATGGTAACTGACAACACATGCATCAACAATTCACCATAGCTTCTTCATTTTCCTAGTAATtgaatgaaaaattcttttttaaaccTACTTATTAACACACCTAGCATGCCAAATGTGGATGTAGAAGCAGTCCACATCAGCTAGTATTAAAAAGCTTTGGTGTTTTGACATTTTTTGTAACTATAGTGAGTCCCTCAAAAGTCATGCGTCTACGCACCGACTTGTAAGAGCAGAACACTAATTGTATTATGTCTTCGTATATAGGAAATAGACTAGACTTGCCATTGAGTAAGCTGAATATCCAAAATCAGATGCTCCAAAGTTGACGCCGTCAAAAACAAAGGCCAACGCATTTATGGGTTGAGTAGCTGCAACAAACTGATATGGAGGAACAAAACAGTGAGTTCCGTATTATATTGGATCACACTTTCCGAAAGTGGTATTAATGTTTTTTGACAGAAGAGGTACCGGAATGCCTATACTTATGAGGTGGAGGACGTTAACATCTTTTGTAAATAATCGTGCTCCAAAATGCAGTCCCACTCCAAGGAAGACAGCAAGTATCAAACCAAGAACCAGTCCTAGCTGCAGTATAAATGCATCACAGACTCTTAGGAGAACAATCATTTTACTAGAACACGTATAATCTTTCTGAGATGACACGATACCATATCTTTGAgggtaaaaaattaaagagaaattatagttgcagtcatgagtgcgcaagcgccgtgcaatcactttgaaaaaagtgaatatatacgggacccacataaaaaaaaataataataattttttaataatgggccccactctttttcaaaacaactgtacggcacttgcacactctacaactgcatgtagcattactcaaaattaaataaataagatgaCATATGACTCAGCACCTGTAATACTCGAGATGCTGCTGCTTCAGCCTTATCATAGTCCTTCTTTGCAAATGCACTTGCAAGTATTGCCTGAAAGATTGAAAAGCAACTGCGTTTTGGTAGGGGCACagttaaaatgaaaaacattcCAATTTAATGCAATGATTAATTGTTAATCATTGCCGAGCTAATGTAGAATAAACTAATAGTATCATAGGTGCAGTATTCAAAGAATTGTCTTTgcttgattttgaaaaaaaaaaaaaaattgcagttaATATCTTTATTGACAAAAACCAAAAGGTTTGTCATAAGTCATGACCACTCTCCCTGTGAGAGGGGCAGAGAGAAAGTGACTTTGTTACACATAAACTCAGGTTGACGAGATCTGGTAAAACTAAAGACAACTGCAGAAAAGTCTTAGAGCCAATGGcaagagattttttttaggTTAGTCTAGAAATTTTTAAGTTATCACAGAAGTCTGCTAAATATGGAATGAACAGCTTGATTGGCACTATGGAAGAACTTTAGCATGGCacacaagaaaaatgatttcaGAGATGATATAAATATGCTTCATTTATCTTCTTCTGTTTAGGCCTCTCATGAGTTTTGACAAATTGGCATAC encodes:
- the LOC121239841 gene encoding chaperonin-like RbcX protein 2, chloroplastic, which produces MVGALSVMGSSVVDSHTSPCLCLDALPSTNMNFKSGGDLVLHRNSMTRKHFGKPGSVELRSSFIDAGRELRLSRKALSGIVNRSSRKQRKDRRLVIVNEVAGQYEDSFEDVKTQILNYFTYKAVRTVLNQLYEMNPTQYRWFYDFVASNKPGEGKRFIRTLGKEKQELAERVMVTRLHLYGKWVKKCNHAEIYQEISDENLELMRERLMETVIWPSDDTNTEKIG